A window of the Lolium perenne isolate Kyuss_39 chromosome 7, Kyuss_2.0, whole genome shotgun sequence genome harbors these coding sequences:
- the LOC127323815 gene encoding agamous-like MADS-box protein AGL66 isoform X2, with translation MGRVKLPIKRIENNNNRHVTFSKRRNGLIKKAYELSVLCDIDIALLMFSPSRRLCPFSGRHGVEDVLLRYLNMSDHDRGEPIQNREYLISMLQRLKRESDMATQLANPGALNEKIEEIQQEIYASQQQLQISEERLRLFEPEPAAFGSTNEIDGCEKFLMDMLTRVVDRKNYLLSNHMSFDPTAPGMQIALSMAMRYAGAERRADVRAPGAGGRHGLLRQRRRAVGRGGRAQLRPPYLRRHRPHDLPQGPGCVRRQHAGGRAARRRRRPVRRRKRRRGEQQPGGRVAAGLHLHGAAVHAHPQRAIPSDAALPGPRRPVPAGDAAGRDGGAGSGAGPGGGVGQLLLQHAHQ, from the exons ATGGGGCGCGTGAAGCTGCCGATCAAGAGGATCGAGAACAACAACAACCGGCACGTCACCTTCTCCAAGCGCCGGAACGGCCTCATCAAGAAGGCATACGAGCTCTCCGTCCTCTGCGACATCGACATCGCACTCCTCATGTTCTCCCCATCGCGCCGCCTATGCCCCTTCTCCGGCCGCCACGG GGTGGAGGACGTGCTTCTCCGGTACCTCAACATGTCCGACCACGACAGGGGCGA ACCCATCCAGAATCGGGAG TACCTCATCAGCATGCTCCAGAGGCTCAAGCGCGAGAGTGACATGGCCACACAGCTAGCAAA CCCGGGGGCACTGAACGAGAAGATAGAG GAGATTCAGCAAGAGATATACGCCTCCCAGCAGCAGCTGCAAATCTCCGAGGAACGCCTCAG GCTGTTCGAGCCTGAGCCCGCGGCGTTCGGCTCCACGAACGAGATCGACGGCTGCGAGAAGTTCCTCATGGACATGCTCACCCGCGTCGTTGACAGAAAG AATTACCTGCTGAGCAATCACATGTCGTTCGACCCGACGGCTCCCGGGATGCAG ATTGCCTTATCAATGGCGATGCGATATGCAGGGGCCGAACGGCGCGCCGATGTACGTGCACCCGGCGCAGGCGGAAGGCATGGGCTCCTTCGCCAGCGACGCCGCGCTGTGGGCCGCGGAGGCCGGGCCCAGCTCCGGCCACCATatcttcggcgccaccgaccccatGATCTACCTCAG GGACCAGGATGTGTACGACGCCAACACGCAGGTGGCCGGgctgcacggcggcggcggcgacccgTGCGGCGGCGCAAGCGACGTCGCGGGGAGCAGCAGCCAGGCGGACGCGTGGCGGCAGGCCTACACCTGCACGGAGCTGCTGTCCACGCTCATCCCCAACGCGCCATTCCCTCTGATGCAGCACTGCCTGGGCCCCGACGACCAGTACCTGCAGGCGATGCCGCCGGCCGAGATGGTGGTGCCGGCAGCGGCGCAGGACCAGGTGGAGGCGTCGGCCAGCTGCTCCTACAACATGCCCACCAGTGA
- the LOC127323815 gene encoding agamous-like MADS-box protein AGL66 isoform X1 has translation MGRVKLPIKRIENNNNRHVTFSKRRNGLIKKAYELSVLCDIDIALLMFSPSRRLCPFSGRHGVEDVLLRYLNMSDHDRGEPIQNREYLISMLQRLKRESDMATQLANPGALNEKIEEIQQEIYASQQQLQISEERLRLFEPEPAAFGSTNEIDGCEKFLMDMLTRVVDRKNYLLSNHMSFDPTAPGMQGPNGAPMYVHPAQAEGMGSFASDAALWAAEAGPSSGHHIFGATDPMIYLRDQDVYDANTQVAGLHGGGGDPCGGASDVAGSSSQADAWRQAYTCTELLSTLIPNAPFPLMQHCLGPDDQYLQAMPPAEMVVPAAAQDQVEASASCSYNMPTSDETGTPVLAYDSGAVPVPPPNIA, from the exons ATGGGGCGCGTGAAGCTGCCGATCAAGAGGATCGAGAACAACAACAACCGGCACGTCACCTTCTCCAAGCGCCGGAACGGCCTCATCAAGAAGGCATACGAGCTCTCCGTCCTCTGCGACATCGACATCGCACTCCTCATGTTCTCCCCATCGCGCCGCCTATGCCCCTTCTCCGGCCGCCACGG GGTGGAGGACGTGCTTCTCCGGTACCTCAACATGTCCGACCACGACAGGGGCGA ACCCATCCAGAATCGGGAG TACCTCATCAGCATGCTCCAGAGGCTCAAGCGCGAGAGTGACATGGCCACACAGCTAGCAAA CCCGGGGGCACTGAACGAGAAGATAGAG GAGATTCAGCAAGAGATATACGCCTCCCAGCAGCAGCTGCAAATCTCCGAGGAACGCCTCAG GCTGTTCGAGCCTGAGCCCGCGGCGTTCGGCTCCACGAACGAGATCGACGGCTGCGAGAAGTTCCTCATGGACATGCTCACCCGCGTCGTTGACAGAAAG AATTACCTGCTGAGCAATCACATGTCGTTCGACCCGACGGCTCCCGGGATGCAG GGGCCGAACGGCGCGCCGATGTACGTGCACCCGGCGCAGGCGGAAGGCATGGGCTCCTTCGCCAGCGACGCCGCGCTGTGGGCCGCGGAGGCCGGGCCCAGCTCCGGCCACCATatcttcggcgccaccgaccccatGATCTACCTCAG GGACCAGGATGTGTACGACGCCAACACGCAGGTGGCCGGgctgcacggcggcggcggcgacccgTGCGGCGGCGCAAGCGACGTCGCGGGGAGCAGCAGCCAGGCGGACGCGTGGCGGCAGGCCTACACCTGCACGGAGCTGCTGTCCACGCTCATCCCCAACGCGCCATTCCCTCTGATGCAGCACTGCCTGGGCCCCGACGACCAGTACCTGCAGGCGATGCCGCCGGCCGAGATGGTGGTGCCGGCAGCGGCGCAGGACCAGGTGGAGGCGTCGGCCAGCTGCTCCTACAACATGCCCACCAGTGACGAGACCGGCACGCCCGTCCTGGCCTACGACAGCGGCGCCGTGCCCGTGCCGCCGCCCAACATCGCCTGA
- the LOC127323816 gene encoding NDR1/HIN1-like protein 26, whose amino-acid sequence MGTPYHLQSPRTIVTKIISMKQQAPALPESEESKLILQPRHTTTPAMWCAAIVCFVFSVLLILTGLIILIVFLTVKPRTPSFDVANAALNSIYVGSPSAYFNGDMVLVANVTNPNQKMGVSFHSGTMELFFRGRLVAAQALPSFAQRRGQFTVVNVHMVSSQVELPPEVAMELVNQMKRNKILYTIRGSFKVREKFWSWHYSYRMTAICDLELTAPPSGVLLDRRCTISK is encoded by the coding sequence ATGGGTACTCCGTACCACCTCCAGTCTCCAAGAACCATCGTCACCAAGATCATCAGCATGAAGCAGCAGGCGCCGGCGCtgccggagtcggaggagtccaaGCTCATCCTGCAGCCGCGGCACACGACCACGCCGGCGATGTGGTGCGCCGCCATCGTCTGCTTCGTCTTCAGCGTCCTCCTCATCCTCACCGGCCTCATCATCCTCATCGTCTTCCTGACGGTGAAGCCCAGGACGCCCTCCTTCGACGTTGCCAACGCCGCGCTCAACAGCATCTACGTCGGCTCCCCCTCGGCCTACTTCAACGGcgacatggtcctcgtcgccaacGTCACCAACCCCAACCAGAAGATGGGCGTGTCGTTCCACTCCGGCACCATGGAGCTCTTCTTCCGTGGCAGGCTGGTGGCGGCGCAAGCGCTGCCCTCGTTCGCGCAGAGGCGGGGGCAGTTCACCGTCGTCAACGTCCACATGGTGTCCAGCCAGGTGGAGCTGCCGCCGGAGGTGGCGATGGAGCTGGTGAACcagatgaagaggaacaagatcCTCTACACCATCAGGGGATCCTTCAAGGTCCGGGAGAAGTTCTGGTCCTGGCACTACAGCTACCGGATGACTGCGATCTGTGACCTGGAGCTCACTGCACCTCCATCTGGAGTTCTTCTTGACAGGAGATGCACAATATCAAAGTGA